GCAGTTTCATCTTGAATCCGGGCGTATAATTTCCCTTTAACATTCTTGGTGCTTTATCTTCCATACATCTACTCCCGGCAAGACCTCCCCTAATGGCATTGAAAATCTTTTCGGGATCCACTCCCGCTTTTTTACCCAGGACCATAGCTTCCGCAACCGCCGCTATGTTTAATGCAACGACAACCTGATTCGCTAATTTAGTGGTTTGTCCCGCACCAATATCACCAACCAAAGTCACGCTTCCACCCATAACATCCAGTATTTCTTTACATTTCTCAAATACTTCTTTTTTGCCTCCCACCATAAAAGCAAGTGTTCCGGATTTTGCTTTTTCTTCACCACCGCTTACCGGAGCATCCAACATTTCTACCCCTTTTTTCTCAAGTTCCCTGGCAATTTCCTGGGAAGCCAAAGGCGCAATAGAACTCATGTCAACTAAAATTTGGCCCTCCCTTACTCCTTCGATGACACCATTTTCCCCAAGTACGACTTCTTTCACTTGAGGAGAATTCGGCAGCATAGTAAAAATTAGATCACTATTTTCTGCTACGTTTTTGGGTGATGACCCCCTACTTGCTCCGTGTTCCACTACTTCATTTAAAGCTTCCTTAATAATATCATAA
The window above is part of the Candidatus Atribacteria bacterium genome. Proteins encoded here:
- a CDS encoding 2-hydroxy-3-oxopropionate reductase, whose amino-acid sequence is MKKIGFIGVGIMGKPMAKNLIDAGYNIVAYDIIKEALNEVVEHGASRGSSPKNVAENSDLIFTMLPNSPQVKEVVLGENGVIEGVREGQILVDMSSIAPLASQEIARELEKKGVEMLDAPVSGGEEKAKSGTLAFMVGGKKEVFEKCKEILDVMGGSVTLVGDIGAGQTTKLANQVVVALNIAAVAEAMVLGKKAGVDPEKIFNAIRGGLAGSRCMEDKAPRMLKGNYTPGFKMKLHLKDLTNVFETSRSLHTAMPLTAQVMEMMQVIIAEGNTEIDHAGLALFYEKINGISLKQ